In a single window of the Rhinoraja longicauda isolate Sanriku21f chromosome 10, sRhiLon1.1, whole genome shotgun sequence genome:
- the dmac2l gene encoding ATP synthase subunit s, mitochondrial: MLFSRIRPLSILRIVQTRVIQRSFWGWLNAVFNKVDRDRIQAVGPDRAASEWLLRCGASVRYKGFAKWQKDYNHLPTGPLETFRIEAIDATESCIMFKGFDYLDYLEHVEEIKFERCIYIQDECLERLCGIENLQKSLQRLKIISCGNVTDRGIISLYHLKNLSYLFLSDLPGIEDKERTLQLLQTALPACEVRADLQ, translated from the exons ATGCTGTTCTCAAGGATAAGACCTTTGAGCATCCTACGGATTGTACAGACTCGGGTTATTCAGAGGAGTTTCTGGGGATGGCTGAATGCTGTTTTCAACAA GGTGGATCGTGATCGTATCCAGGCTGTTGGTCCGGACCGAGCGGCCTCTGAGTGGTTACTGCGATGTGGCGCCAGTGTGCGTTACAAAGGTTTTGCCAAGTGGCAGAAAGATTACAATCACCTCCCTACCGGTCCTTTGGAAACATTCAGAATTGAAGCAATTGATGCAACAGAATCATGCATTATGTTCAAAGGATTTGATTACCTTG ATTATCTGGAACATGTTGAGGAGATTAAGTTTGAGAGGTGTATCTACATTCAAGATGAATGTCTCGAGAGGCTGTGCGGGATAGAAAATTTGCAAAAAAGCCTGCAACGTCTGAAAATAATTTCCTGTGGAAATGTCACAGATCGTGGAATCATAAGCCTTTACCATCTCAA AAATTTGAGTTACTTGTTTCTGAGTGACCTCCCTGGCATAGAAGATAAAGAACGAACACTCCAGCTTCTACAGACAGCTTTACCAGCCTGCGAGGTGCGAGCTGACCTTCAATAA